Proteins encoded within one genomic window of Oncorhynchus keta strain PuntledgeMale-10-30-2019 chromosome 12, Oket_V2, whole genome shotgun sequence:
- the LOC127906397 gene encoding integrin alpha-1-like, which produces MIVNATLENLNTDLFVLSATNYARDVKIQVSKEALGGIPLWIIIVSILIGLLILALVIFALWKAGFFKRKSIEDMENEDMKN; this is translated from the exons ATGATTGTTAATGCCACTCTGGAGAACCTGAACACTGATCTCTTCGTGTTGAGTGCCACCAATTACGCCAGAGAT GTGAAGATCCAGGTCTCTAAAGAGGCTTTGGGAGGTATACCACTGTGGATCATTATAGTCAGTATCCTCATAGGACTGCTGATTCTGGCACTGGTCATCTTCGCTCTATGgaag GCTGGATTTTTCAAGAGAAAATCCATAGAGGACATGGAGAACGAGGACATGAAGAATTAA